The following DNA comes from Lentibacillus sp. Marseille-P4043.
CCATCTGTTCCAGAAACAAGTACAGGTTCTTTATAGTGAAATCCACTTAAATCAAACAACCCTGCAAATGCCCCAACACCGCCAAGCACCTCTTTCCGATTGGTCTTCGCAATGTGCTTTTTCATTCGTTCGACAGCTTGATAGCCTTTTTCCACATCAACACCAGCATCTTTATAACGATTGGCCAATTGGCACCCTCCTTTTTTCGGGATCCACCCTACTACTTTATCGTTAGTGTAACGGGGGATTGACCCTGATTTTCAACGACTGGATAGTTTCCGGTAAAACAGGCTTTGCAAATGCCTTGGTTAGGTAGTTCTTCATGTACAATTGCTCGTTCTAATCCACTTTCTGACAAATAAGCTAGACTATCAGCGCTGATCAATTTGGCAATCCCTTCTAATGAATAGTTTGCAGCAATCAGCTCATCACGAGTTGACATATCAATCCCGTAATAGCACGGATTCGTAATTGGTGGCGAGGCAATGCGCACATGCACCTCTGCAGCACCTGCTTCTTTCAACATTCGGACAATTCGTTTACTTGTTGTCCCTCTAACAATTGAATCATCGATCATAATGACGCGTTTGCCTTCCACAATCCCCCGAACAGGCGACAGTTTCAATTTCACCCCTTGTTCACGAAGTTCTTGTGATGGTTGAATAAACGTCCGGCCAACATAACGATTTTTAATTAAACCAATTTCATATGGTAAGCCGAGCTGTTCCGCATAACCAATTGCTGCGGAAATACTTGAATCGGGTACACCCGTCACAACATCTGCTTGCACTGGTGCTTCCTTCGCTAATTCGATTCCCATTTTTTTGCGTGAAGCATGGACGTTCACCTGATTCACATCACTATCCGGTCTTGAAAAATAAACATACTCCATTGCACACATGGTCCGCGGCTCTGGTTCAGCAAATTTTCTAGCTGACATGCCATTATGATCAACCATAACTAACTCACCTGGGATCACCTCGCGTTCAAACGTTGCGCCAATTAAATCAAATGCACACGTTTCCGATGCCACAACATATGCATCCCCAAGCCTGCCAATCGAAAGTGGACGTAAACCTCTTGGATCCGTTGCGATATATAACTTGTTTTCCTTCATGATTAAGAATGCATATGCCCCAACTAAACTTCGCAGCGCCTCCATTAAGGCAGTTTCAAAATTAGCTGAACCATTACGTCGAATCAAATGGGCTAGAACCTCTGTATCTGACGTTGTTTGCAAAATACTTCCCTCATGCTCCAATTCACCACGAAGCTTATACGCATTCATGATATTTCCGTTATGGGCTAAAGCGATACTCCCTGTCTGCGAGCGAAATAATAACGGTTGAATGTTCGCAATGCCACCATCACCTTGCGTCGCATACCGAACATGCCCAATCGCAGCATGACCTTGTAACTCATTGAAGTTAGCATGTTTAAACACATCATTGACAAGTCCCAAGTCTTTATGAATTTTAAGGTTGCTCCCGTCGCTTGTTACAACTCCAGCCCCGTCTTGCCCGCGATGCTGAAGAGCGTGTAAACCATAATACGTCATTTCTGCTGCTTTCTCATGACCCCAAATTCCAAAAACGCCACATTCTTCGTTTAAGCCTTTGATTTCAGCAAGCATGAAATAGCTCCTTTCCAACGTTTGCAAAGTGTATCGACATTTTCCTCAATGACCTTTTCACCATTTCCGACGACGGTATACGTATGATCATCCGTTACAACACCGATTTGACGAGCATCAGCAACCAGTTCTTTAAATTGCTCCTCATCTTCTGGTTTCACTGAGACAAGGAAACGTGATTGGGTTTCACTAAATAGCTCTACCGTCATGTCCCCAGATAAATAAGCAATTACTCCTAATCCTGTTTTATGAAACACGCTTTCCGCTAACGCTACAGCAAGACCACCTTCAGCTACATCATGTGCAGATTGAACAACACCTTGGTGAATAGCCTCCAACAGCTGTGATTGTCGTTTTGCCTCTACTTGCAAATCAATCGCTGGTGCTTGGCCAGTATAAATTTCATCTGTCGTATCATCCGCCAGCACATTTTGTAGTTCGCTTCCACCAAATTCAGCTTTCGTTTCACCAATTACGAAAATCGCATCACCCGCTTGTTGAAAATAGCTTGGTGTAAGGTGTTCCAACGATTCAAGCAAGCCGACCATCCCAACAACGGGGGTTGGAAAAATTGCTTTTCCTTTTGATTCGTTATATAAGGAGACATTTCCACTGACGACCGGTGTTTTCAAAACACGACAGGCGTCACTCATACCATCAATACTTTTTTCCATTTGCCAAAAGATATCAGGCTTCGTTGGATTACCGAAATTCAGGCCGTCTGTAAGTCCTAATGGTTTGGCACCTGAGCAAACAATATTTCGAGCTGCTTCAGCAACAGCAATTTTCCCACCAGTTTCCGGATCCAAATAAATATAACGAGAATTGCAATCTGTTGTAATGGCTAGCGCTTTATTAGTTCCTTTGACTCTTACAATCGCTGCATCTGATCCAGGTGTTACAACGGTATTGGTTTGCACCATGGAATCGTATTGATCGTAAACCCATTCCTTGCTAGCAATGGTTGGTTGTGAAAGTAATTTTTTTAGCATTCCGCTATGATCCGTTACTTCCGGCACAATAGGCTTAATATTCTGATATTCTTGGAAATACGCTGCCTCTTCCGATGGCATTTGATAGACCGGTGCCTCTTCTGCTAGTGCATCAACAGGGATATCAGCAACAACTTCTGTATGATGCAGCAGGCGGAATGTCTTTTCTTCGATCACTTCACCAACGGCAACAGCTTGCAACCCATATTTTTCAAAAACATCGATAATTTCCTGTTCGCGTCCTTTCTTTACCACAAGCAGCATTCGCTCCTGTGATTCAGACAACATTAATTCATATGGACTCATATTCAATTCACGCTGTGGTACTAGGTCAAGATTCATTTCCATACCCGTTCCCGCCTTACTTGCCATCTCACTTGCTGATGATGTAAGACCAGCTGCCCCCATATCCTGCATGCCAACAAGCG
Coding sequences within:
- the purF gene encoding amidophosphoribosyltransferase, encoding MLAEIKGLNEECGVFGIWGHEKAAEMTYYGLHALQHRGQDGAGVVTSDGSNLKIHKDLGLVNDVFKHANFNELQGHAAIGHVRYATQGDGGIANIQPLLFRSQTGSIALAHNGNIMNAYKLRGELEHEGSILQTTSDTEVLAHLIRRNGSANFETALMEALRSLVGAYAFLIMKENKLYIATDPRGLRPLSIGRLGDAYVVASETCAFDLIGATFEREVIPGELVMVDHNGMSARKFAEPEPRTMCAMEYVYFSRPDSDVNQVNVHASRKKMGIELAKEAPVQADVVTGVPDSSISAAIGYAEQLGLPYEIGLIKNRYVGRTFIQPSQELREQGVKLKLSPVRGIVEGKRVIMIDDSIVRGTTSKRIVRMLKEAGAAEVHVRIASPPITNPCYYGIDMSTRDELIAANYSLEGIAKLISADSLAYLSESGLERAIVHEELPNQGICKACFTGNYPVVENQGQSPVTLTIK
- the purL gene encoding phosphoribosylformylglycinamidine synthase subunit PurL; this translates as MLQTFDISPEQIEIEKLYQEMGLSEKEYNMVKAILKCRPNFTETGIFSVMWSEHCSYKTSKPLLKKFPTKAINVLQGPGEGAGVIDIGDNQAVVFKIESHNHPSAVEPYQGAATGVGGIIRDVFSMGARPIALMNSLRFGNLTSERVKYLFQEVVHGIAGYGNCVGVPTVGGEVQFDESYEGNPLVNAMCVGLINHDEIQKGIAAGVGNTVLYAGAPTGRDGIHGATFASDDLAEDANKDRPAVQVGDPFMEKLLIEACLEIIHSDALVGMQDMGAAGLTSSASEMASKAGTGMEMNLDLVPQRELNMSPYELMLSESQERMLLVVKKGREQEIIDVFEKYGLQAVAVGEVIEEKTFRLLHHTEVVADIPVDALAEEAPVYQMPSEEAAYFQEYQNIKPIVPEVTDHSGMLKKLLSQPTIASKEWVYDQYDSMVQTNTVVTPGSDAAIVRVKGTNKALAITTDCNSRYIYLDPETGGKIAVAEAARNIVCSGAKPLGLTDGLNFGNPTKPDIFWQMEKSIDGMSDACRVLKTPVVSGNVSLYNESKGKAIFPTPVVGMVGLLESLEHLTPSYFQQAGDAIFVIGETKAEFGGSELQNVLADDTTDEIYTGQAPAIDLQVEAKRQSQLLEAIHQGVVQSAHDVAEGGLAVALAESVFHKTGLGVIAYLSGDMTVELFSETQSRFLVSVKPEDEEQFKELVADARQIGVVTDDHTYTVVGNGEKVIEENVDTLCKRWKGAISCLLKSKA